GATGCAACAGGGTGAAGTAGAAGTTGTCGGGGTCGGCGTTGTCGGTCATCCACCCGAGGAACGTGGCGTCGTGTTGGCCCTGTGCGGTGTAGTCGAGGAACGGATTGAACGGCATCTGGTTGATGGTGACCGTGATGCCGACCTCGCCCAAGTTCGACTTGACCGTCTGGGCTGCCTGAACCGGCGAGGGGTTGTAGGTCCGCGGGTTCTGGAACGTGGCCAGTTCGAAATCGAAGCCGTCGCCGTAGCCCGCCTCCTCGAGCAGGCTCCGGGCCTGCTCGGGGTCGTGGGGATACGGTTCCAGTTCGTCGTTGTAGCCCAACACCTGCTCGGGGATGGGTTGGCTCGCCTGCACCGCGATACCCCGGAAGATGTTCTCGACGATGGCCTGCGTGTCCACGGCGTAGCTGATGGCCTGTCGAACCCGTCTGTCACGGAACGGCTCGAACCGGGCCTGATTGAACGCCATGTAGCCGATGTTGATACCTTGTGTCTCGATCAACTCGGCGTTGTCCGCGTTGCTGACTATCTGTGACGACTGCGCGCCCAGTCCGTCGATGATGTCGGCTCCGCCGGAGATGAGCGTCTGAGCGCGGGTGGTGTTCTGGCCGACAGCGGTGAACACGACCTCATCGACGTACGGTCCCTCTCCCCAGTAGTCGCCGTTCGCGCTGAGACGAATCCGCTGATTGCCTTGGTCCCAGTTCTGGAACGTGAACGCGCCGGTGCCGACCGGTTGCTGGCTGAGGTCGGTCCCTAACTCCTCGATGGCCTGTCGGGAGAGGACGCTCGACGCGAACATGGCCAAATTCCGCAGGAACGGCGCGTACTGCTGATTGAGTTGGATGGTGATGCTGTAGTTGCCGCCGGTCTCGATGCTCTCGACCCAGTTACCCAGCGTGAACGGTCCGTACGCCGAGATGTAGTCCTGCCCCGGATACAGTTCCGAGTCCGGATTCGTGAACCGCTCGACGGTTGCCACGAAGTCGTCGGCGGTCAACTCCTCGCCGTTGTGGAACTGAACCCCCTCGCGCAGTTGCAAGTTCGCCGTCGTCTCCTCCAGCGAGAACTCGGTGGCGAGACCCGCCTGAAGACTCGTCTGGTTGGGTTCGAAGTCGATGAGGGTGTCGTACATCTGGTTGATGACTTTCACGTCCTCGCCGCTCGTGGTGTTGTGCGGGTCGAGCGTCCCCGAATCGTTCCCCCGAGCGTACGTGACCGTGCCCCCTTGTTGCTGTACCTCCTCGGCACTGCCGGTATCGACGTAGCCCGCCACCGAGACCGACGCCGCCGCCCCACCGGCCGCCTTCAGCACGCTCCGTCTCGAAACGGATGTGTCGTTTGAAGTCATCCACTGCTACCAATCAATCATTCAGAATATAAGACTACGGGAGCGGATTAGAGGCGGTTTAATTTAGCTCAACCATATTATGTATACGAAACTATTAATTACGGTACGGTTTTCCGGCCGAGTACTGAAATGTCACCGCCACGGCGGGCCGAAGACGTGACGGCTCGGGTGTTGCCCAAAAACGAAGTCTTTGGTTGTCCACGTCAGGTTCGACTCTCCGTAGAAGAGACGAGACGCCGAATGCGCCTTGTCTTGGAAAATCGATGCTAGCCTCAAACAAACCAACTTTAGTTATGCGGGTAACTGCCAGTTAGCGGATGTTGCATCGGTGAGGTACTGATCGAACTTCTGGAGCGCCCAAGTGGTAGCAACTGGGTTCTGATTTTCTATTATTCCGGTCACCATTCCGTTCTCGTTGTGCATTACGAGAAAGACGGAAGGTTTGGGTTCTATAACTATGATTAATCCGTACGGAACGCTCTCTATCTGCCAGAGTTGTGCGTCTCTCATCAACATTCCATCTCCCTCGTCGTCTCGTTGTCGGAGTTTATCAATAGCGGCCGATTTAACGATTAGTTCGAGGGACAGTTCACTCGCTTCGACTCGCCGACGAAGGAGTTTCACGAAACGAGAGGCAACGACAGGTAAAAGGCCATGAAGTTTCTCCGCATTCTTGAATACAGCTTCGAGTTCTTCAATTGGGCGCAAAGGCGTTTCTTCGGTCGCGCACACTGTTCGTATCTCTGCAAAGAACCAATAGGGTGGGTACTTTTGGAGTGAAGCGTCTCGGAGAAGTGGCTTGATTTCGGAAATATTTCCAGAGATGTTCCAGAGTTCACTAATGAGATTGCAGTACAACTGACCGAGGTTCGACAACCGATACCCGTTTTGACATCGTTTAACTAATCCTGATTCGATTAACTTGTGTGCCCGTCGATAGACCGTTTTGGAGGACACATCCAGTTCCTGAGCGAGACAACTCTTGTACTGCGGTCCTCTCTGGAGGGCGGAAGTCAATTCATGATGCTCCAAAGCGTGCACCAGCGCATCTTTCTCGCTTGAAGCCATAGTTATCTAACACTTTGGAGCCGATTATAATTAAGCCTTATCAAAATTATAATTATAGATATAGTGGACAGATACTGTCTTCCCCCGGACATTGATTTTCGTTCCCAAGACAGTAATTAAGTAGAATATGTATCCACGATATGGTTCTGTCGGTGTCAAAGATGTCAGACAACGACGCGAGTCGGAAGAACCTGAACCGACGAGACTTCATCAAAGCCAGCGCGGCAGCTTCTGTGGCCGGTGGAACGCTTTCAACTTCCGCTGCTGCGCAGACTGCCATTGCTTGGAACCACCCAGAACACGACGACTACAACGTCGACCGGTTCGAAGGACACCTCACGTCCTACACGAACGTTTACCAAGCAGACTCATTAAATTCCTATGAGCACTGGTTCATCCCCGTCGAAGTCGAATCAGATGTTACGAGCCACTTCAAAGACTACAATGGAAACTGGCAGTGGGTCAGAGAAATTCGTTCATCTTACTTCAAGTGTGAGTGGCCATCGAACAAGTACAGTGACCTGAATGAGGTTGACGCAGAGAAAGACAGTAGTCACTACGGAGGCTACGATGTCGATCACGAGAAAGACTACACGTACTGGAACCTTGCCGAGGACACCACAAAAGACGGACTCGATTACCTCGCCGGTCTCGTCCCACTTGCGGGTGATGTCTACGGTGCTGGGAAGGTACTCGACAACTTTGGGACGAATCTAAGCAAAGTGGGTGACAATACTGGTGAGTGGCGAGTCGACTATGATTGGGTGAATCCCAATGAACTCTCAGAAACCCATTACTGGGACAAGGTCGACGTGCAACTCAAGCCCGACGATAGTATCACTATCGATATCGAAGACCACGTCGCAGCACATACCGAATTGGTGAATGACTACAGCATCGAAATTACTGCACCGGAATCGTCACCAAACGCCATCTCGAAGATGACGACGGCTGAGCGAAAGGAGCGTGGAATCAACGTCTACCGTGCGAGCGAGGTCAAGAAGACCCCCGGTAAATTCGGGTTCTCACCTCATCGACTCGAAGGCGTTAGACCGGACGAGAAAATCTACACAGCCCCGATTGAGGTAACCCTCCTCGACGAGTAGTCAGAAACAGCGTCGAAAGGATTTTTCATACTGCAATAGTAACGTAACTATGGTGTACTTAAATGGTCTCGTTGCAGGGGTGGTATTTCTCGTGCTCGGATCAGGGATGATATATTTGTCAACGCAGATCGCACAACTATTCCTTATAATCTACAGTCTCGGCGAACCCGCACCGAATTCCGTCGCAGATTGGTTGGTGAGGGGCGTCGGTGCGTTCGTCATATTACTTGGACTGCTCATAATTTGGGCATCTCTTCAACAGGTCTGACCCGAGTGAACGCTCACTGCGGTTGTTCGTAGAGGTAGCACGCCGCAGGATGGGCGTCGTCCTGCAGGACCGGGTCCTCCATCTCGCAGACACTCCTGAAGTTCTGAATCAGCAGCGACTCGGCGGCCTCCCAGTCGCCCGACGCGAGGTGGTC
This genomic stretch from Halorussus pelagicus harbors:
- a CDS encoding ABC transporter substrate-binding protein; this translates as MTSNDTSVSRRSVLKAAGGAAASVSVAGYVDTGSAEEVQQQGGTVTYARGNDSGTLDPHNTTSGEDVKVINQMYDTLIDFEPNQTSLQAGLATEFSLEETTANLQLREGVQFHNGEELTADDFVATVERFTNPDSELYPGQDYISAYGPFTLGNWVESIETGGNYSITIQLNQQYAPFLRNLAMFASSVLSRQAIEELGTDLSQQPVGTGAFTFQNWDQGNQRIRLSANGDYWGEGPYVDEVVFTAVGQNTTRAQTLISGGADIIDGLGAQSSQIVSNADNAELIETQGINIGYMAFNQARFEPFRDRRVRQAISYAVDTQAIVENIFRGIAVQASQPIPEQVLGYNDELEPYPHDPEQARSLLEEAGYGDGFDFELATFQNPRTYNPSPVQAAQTVKSNLGEVGITVTINQMPFNPFLDYTAQGQHDATFLGWMTDNADPDNFYFTLLHPGVSVEEVPEGQDWVSFDTEGYNTTNRAAWANTEFMEIVEEAQSTLGEQQRAELYRQAGQIAHDEAPWVFIDHAQELRGVADRVQEFQIAPISGPLLNRVRVQG
- a CDS encoding helix-turn-helix transcriptional regulator — protein: MASSEKDALVHALEHHELTSALQRGPQYKSCLAQELDVSSKTVYRRAHKLIESGLVKRCQNGYRLSNLGQLYCNLISELWNISGNISEIKPLLRDASLQKYPPYWFFAEIRTVCATEETPLRPIEELEAVFKNAEKLHGLLPVVASRFVKLLRRRVEASELSLELIVKSAAIDKLRQRDDEGDGMLMRDAQLWQIESVPYGLIIVIEPKPSVFLVMHNENGMVTGIIENQNPVATTWALQKFDQYLTDATSANWQLPA
- a CDS encoding twin-arginine translocation signal domain-containing protein; protein product: MSDNDASRKNLNRRDFIKASAAASVAGGTLSTSAAAQTAIAWNHPEHDDYNVDRFEGHLTSYTNVYQADSLNSYEHWFIPVEVESDVTSHFKDYNGNWQWVREIRSSYFKCEWPSNKYSDLNEVDAEKDSSHYGGYDVDHEKDYTYWNLAEDTTKDGLDYLAGLVPLAGDVYGAGKVLDNFGTNLSKVGDNTGEWRVDYDWVNPNELSETHYWDKVDVQLKPDDSITIDIEDHVAAHTELVNDYSIEITAPESSPNAISKMTTAERKERGINVYRASEVKKTPGKFGFSPHRLEGVRPDEKIYTAPIEVTLLDE